In Glycine max cultivar Williams 82 chromosome 10, Glycine_max_v4.0, whole genome shotgun sequence, the DNA window aaaaagaaacaaatttttaaaaaatcttataattaggaAGGTATGAAATAAGAGTTAAGATTCGGTTTTGTACTTTGGAAATAATTTCATCCGATTCAATTTTGGAACCTATTTTCGGGTCTAGATTCGTACACAATTCAAGAATTGGGAACTTCGTTTTATTCCGACACCGACGATATAGGGCTCACATTAACATGGCTATGGGCCTATTCGTCCTTTGACATTCCCGACTCTGCTTCATGAACATGATCCGGTATGAAGTGACCATTAAAAGAAACAATCTTAAAGTGCGATCGAGGATCCAAgtactatatataataatataaccaTAATCAATAAAACAAAGTACAAAAGCAGAAAATTGACACACTAAGACTATTGTACTTTTATTAGTCAAACTCAGAGTGACTTGATTTATTTAAACATACACACTATCGCCATGGATGCCCCAGCAGCCACAGGGTATGGCACTTAACTCCACTGGATGCATGGAAACTTGAGATCTTCACGCATCAGTCACTTGTCCTGCACGTGTTGCACAAAACCATAAACTTTAATTAGCTATTACATGAAAACCTACTACCACTTAAGTTTATGTACACAATGATTAAAACGTCAGCAGGATTTGCATTGTTTTCGTTGAAATAATCAAAAGAGATGAAAGGAAGAAATCGTAGCTGTTTTGATTAAGTGTGGCTGCTGCAGCCATGGATGCAGCGACCCCACCAGGGGTGGTTCTCATGTCCAATTTGTTCCTAAGCTCAGCTCCAATCACTCCCTCCGCATCTTCTCGCGTCACCGCCTTATCCGCTGGTAGCTTCTCCTTCGCATCCTACATTCGCAATGATACGTGTTACGTAAAAATTGACCAATATCAtataaacagaaaagaaaagagaatagtagtacacaaaataaatgttaattttgttaaaaatataattaccaaGTTTTCACTcttttcatgcattgaatcaaCCTTATATAAGaataagacattatttattagttttgttaCTCTCCTTCACTCCTCTCCCACCTTATATAagaataaaacattatttattagttttattaaaaataaaagttaccgTTAAGACATCAGACAAGGTTGTCTTGTGAGAGTGGGACACAGTACGAGTATTCCGCGTGGCTGCTGACTGGGCCCTGGCGCCCAGCCCGCCAGGCTCTGTCTCGTTCTTTCCTGTCGCTCTCATCTCCGCAGCTTGTATCGCGGCGGCGTCGCTTTCATCCACCGGCTTGTCGCTTGCTCCGGCTATCGCCGATGCCTCGAGAGCCTCGCCGATGGTTATGGCGTCACGCTCCAGCGCGGTGCCTGGGGTGTTCATGGGGACGTCGGGCTCCACGAACTGCCCCACCACGTGTCTTCCCACGAACTCCGTGATGACGCGGTGGCAGCCCACTTTGGTTTCGGTCACGCTCACGCCTTCGTTCCTCGCCACGTCGGAGATGTCTTGGCGGCCCACGACGCCGGCGCGGAGGTTTTCGGTTGCGGCGGATTGCATCACCGAGGCGGGACCTCCTTTTTGAGTTTGGCCCAATGCTTGGTTCTCCGTGGCTTGCATGAGAGCTGCGTCTCTTGGCGCGATGGGTTTGAAAGCGAGTTCGTCGGAGACTTTGAAAACGTCGCCGTATTTGATGGGGTCCTGCTCCCCTTGAGGTTTCTTGAGCTGTTCCTGGCTCATGGTGCTACTGTCTACTACTACAATTACAGTTCAATTTTGTGTGGTTCGAATATGGCTTTGGATTTGCGACTTGGAATTTATATAAATGGCCGGATAGCAGAGTAGAAGAAATGAGAAAAGGAAATTTACCCTTGTCGGCATCAGAAAGATGATCATTCGGTGCTTTGAGTACGTTACAGGTGGCGTGCGTTCAAGAACACCTAGGTGCATCAGCATCACACATGTGTCTAAGAAGTACCAAGAACATCAATTCATGTTCTATAGTTATGtactcaaatataaaaaaaataaaaatcgcatgctaactaataaaattaattaattaaatttaattatataaattttaattattataacgtaaatatttttttaacttattttccattcaaatttgacataaaaaatttgaaagattCGTTAAAACTAgcacattaattaaataaaaatattttaaaaataataacattaaataagataaaataaattaaaaaatatatttttatatatttaagacaaatgaaaatatgcacatctttttcttttcttttctctatgcTCTGCCGCGATCACCGGCACCGATTGGGGAGTAATGTAACAAGGAAGGAAAATGTAAAGTAAGGCTGTGTATATAACCGATACGAGTGGGTACTCCACCTCCTTTGTCTTTGCAGCAGCCAGCAGGTAATAAAGTGCCAAGTATACCATAACATTaacattgtttctttcttttccagGAGTGAGTATTCCACCTGATCATGTTATCTAGACCATGGACTCTCTAGAGGGTGACgctgttaggaattttataatttttaattaattaattaatgtgtacaatttattatattataatatttatattaattatttatattttttatggattaaattaagtaatttaatACTATCAATAGAAATTGAAACAAGTTTAACAAGCAAAAATCAGTTTAATCCATTAAAAGATAATACAaatcttaataaatttaaaacttaagaTACAGAGAAGAAAAAACCACAATCCCATAAAGAATGACATGATTTGATTAAGGAAATTCATGAAACTAATTATTGGTGATTATTTTTCAGGTTTTgttacatttatttaattaattattatgaattcatatattttttataatccttcttgataatctaatacaataaatttgtgatagttattggtattttataaagattctctataatttcaacaaacacattATTATAATGTAAAACAATTCCTTTAATTAGGTCATTTCTATTATAATAgggtaatgatttttttaatatattttaagaacttTACATAACTTAACATGATTTAACTAATTAAGCTGGATTTCTTAATCTACCATATATCGATGCATGATTTAACTACGCATAGAGTTAGTCAAGTTTTacattttaagattaaaaaaaaggctAAAATAAGTGGATGATATTATATACTGGATATATGTTGCAAAAATTTACAGGAAAAATGATCGGATGAGTTCAGAGAAGTCCAGATAAGTAGCTTAAAAATGGGATGAGTagatattatcattttaatattattttattttatttttctaaaaatattaaatgatgttACTTATATGATTGATATTTCTTGTAAATCTCTATTTAGCATAGGTATGTACTGTATAACgaagaatataaattttatgtttttcttttataactCATTTAATGGTAGAATTTTAAGAGTACGTAgtgtaaaaaataacttttagcgcctataaaaa includes these proteins:
- the LOC100809281 gene encoding late embryogenesis abundant protein D-34; its protein translation is MSQEQLKKPQGEQDPIKYGDVFKVSDELAFKPIAPRDAALMQATENQALGQTQKGGPASVMQSAATENLRAGVVGRQDISDVARNEGVSVTETKVGCHRVITEFVGRHVVGQFVEPDVPMNTPGTALERDAITIGEALEASAIAGASDKPVDESDAAAIQAAEMRATGKNETEPGGLGARAQSAATRNTRTVSHSHKTTLSDVLTDAKEKLPADKAVTREDAEGVIGAELRNKLDMRTTPGGVAASMAAAATLNQNRQVTDA